In one Nicotiana sylvestris chromosome 8, ASM39365v2, whole genome shotgun sequence genomic region, the following are encoded:
- the LOC138876178 gene encoding uncharacterized protein, protein MENEQSLGHGSGSQPHARDQLNSGIGNSTIGTGNQPVGIDYNLPLFLSPADVSDIQIISFQLTGGIMYASCAQVVWEDLFERLNKVDDSRSFNLHKEIATLSQGTASVSVYFSKLKYIWEEFEALVPAPGCDYPKSKEFVVYLQKLKLYQFLMGLSDSYAQAMSQILMRSPVPTVNQAYAMIVSDEGQKLITNATGILGANPAMMSGSFDATKKKGGTGTNAAYNVMTENMMQRTYGSYNETRGPLQSVNMNTNQGSKDKGHVNEFNFNQLNQMSRCISQESNMIGYFNFSTSLEPVRSQTQSQLLQPTQQKLFSGKVRAIGREDDGLYILERQKIGTSLAVTAGIKESDQNNSTTTKEVDLWHKRFGHGSSTVLKMLLHSKTDLIVDTVKQCVVCPCAKQSNYHLLSVTLNLIIRTDNGTEFINSVCNEMFKKYGIVHQTSYAYTPQQNGVTERKHRHILEVTRAIRFQAEIPIKFWGHYVTDTVYLINRLPTKEKWHIYQMDVYNAFLQGYLHDEIYMELPQGFKSQGRNQFDHSLFIKKTLEGITMVLVSVDDMLITCDSLKLIEETKNNLHQVFKMKDPGELIYFLGIEFARSKKGILMHQRKYTQELISELGLSAARPIATPLDTNTKLTTREYDDHCKDQVTYDPPADTNSYQRLIGRLLYLTMTRPDISFSVQTLSQFLQQPERSHMEASIRIVKYIKNQPGRGILLSSSNNNNITSYCDADWAACPISRKSVTWYLIKIGDSLVA, encoded by the exons ATGGAAAACGAACAAAGTTTAGGTCATGGATCTGGGTCTCAACCACATGCAAGGGATCAATTGAACTCTGGAATTGGAAATTCAACGATTGGAACTGGAAATCAACCAGTTGGAATTGACTATAACCTTCCTCTATTCCTGTCTCCAGCTGATGTGAGCGATATTCAGATCATTTCATTTCAACTCACAG GAGGAATTATGTATGCTTCTTGTGCCCAAGTAGTTTGGGAAGATTTGTTTGAGAGGCTTAACAAGGTAGATGATTCAAGGTCGTTTAATCTGCATAAAGAAATTGCAACATTGTCTCAAGGTACTGCGTCTGTTTCAGTATACTTCTCGAAATTGAAATATATATGGGAAGAGTTTGAAGCCTTGGTGCCTGCACCAGGTTGTGATTACCCTAAATCTAAGGAGTTTGTGGTATATCTTCAAAAACTAAAGTTGTATCAGTTTTTAATGGGACTTAGTGACTCATATGCCCAGGCAATGAGTCAGATTCTAATGAGAAGTCCAGTTCCTACAGTTAATCAAGCTTATGCTATGATAGTTAGTGATGAAGGTCAGAAGTTAATAACCAATGCCACAGGAATTTTAGGTGCTAATCCTGCAATGATGTCAGGAAGCTTTGATGCA ACAAAAAAGAAAGGAGGAACTGGAACCAATGCTGCCTACAATGTTATGACTGAAAATATGATGCAACGGACATATGGTAGTTATAATGAAACAAGAGGTCCTTTACAAAGTGTTAATATGAATACAAATCAGGGTTCTAAGGACAAAGGTCATGTGAATGAATTCAATTTCAATCAGTTGAATCAAATGTCACGATGCATATCTCAAGAGAGCAATATGATCGGATACTTCAACTTCTCAACAAGTCTGGAACCAGTCAGGTCTCAAACACAGTCTCAACTCCTGCAGCCAACACAACAG AAACTCTTCAGTGGGAAGGTAAGGGCGATTGGTAGGGAGGATGATGGACTATATATACTAGAAAGACAAAAGATTGGAACATCCCTAGCAGTAACAGCTGGAATAAAGGAAAGTGACCAGAATAACTCAACTACAACAAAGGAAGTGGATCTTTGGCACAAGAGGTTTGGTCATGGTTCATCTACAGTTCTCAAAATGTTACTTCATAGTAAAACTGATCTTATAGTTGATACAGTAAAGCAATGTGTAGTTTGTCCTTGTGCTAAACAATCAAATTACCATTTGCTATCAGTAACTTTAAATCT AATTATCAGAACTGATAATGGTACTGAGTTTATAAACTCAGTATGCAATGAAATGTTTAAGAAGTATGGAATTGTTCATCAAACTTCATATGCTTACACTCCTCAGCAAAATGGAGTTACTGAAAGAAAGCACAGACACATTTTAGAAGTCACCAGGGCAATTAGATTTCAAGCTGAAATACCTATAAAGTTTTGGGGTCACTATGTTACTGATACTGTTTATCTAATAAATAGGCTTCCAA CAAAAGAAAAATGGCATATATATCAAATGGATGTGTATAacgcatttcttcaagggtactTACATGATGAAATCTACATGGAGCTGCCACAAGGATTTAAGAGCCAAGGGAGAAA TCAGTTTGATCACTCTTTATTTATAAAGAAGACTCTTGAGGGTATCACTATGGTTTTAGTAtctgttgatgatatgttgataacaTGTGATAGTTTGAAATTGATTGAAGAAACAAAAAATAACTTGCATCAGGTGTTTAAAATGAAAGATCCAGGTGAACTAATATACTTCTTAGGTATTGAGTTTGCAAGATCTAAAAAAGGGATACTAATGCATCAAAGGAAGTATACTCAAGAGCTTATATCAGAACTTGGGTTAAGTGCTGCTAGACCCATAGCTACTCCACTAGACACTAATACAAAACTGACAACCAGAGAATATGATGATCACTGCAAAGACCAGGTAACATATGATCCTCCTGCAGATACTAATTCATATCAAAGATTGATAGGCAGACTACTTTATCTAACAATGACCAGGCCAGATATTTCCTTCAGTGTTCAAACACTTAGTCAGTTCTTACAACAGCCTGAAAGATCACATATGGAAGCATCAATAAGGATTGTCAAATATATCAAGAACCAACCAGGAAGAGGGATTCTATTATCCAgttcaaacaacaacaacattacTTCCTACTGTGATGCAGACTGGGCAGCATGTCCAATTTCCAGAAAATCAGTAACATGGTACTTAATCAAGATAGGAGACTCATTAGTAGCCTGA